The Numenius arquata chromosome 6, bNumArq3.hap1.1, whole genome shotgun sequence sequence GCTTTACAAGTCAGTTTACATCATAGGCATAGGTGTACTTACTTCCTCTATGATGCTTTTCCCTGTTCCTTTGACATGGAGGGATTATTAGGGACTATAGCGGAGCTTTTCAGATGAGGCGGCGGCTTGTCTTGAATTACCAGGTTTTGAGACTGGTAGGCCTTACTGTGGACATGCACAACAATAATCTGTAGGAACATAAGCCACTATAAAGACAATTTGTTAATGGGGAAAGGCTTTAGCTTGCTGCTTGCTGAGTTGTCTGTGTCCCTCTAGTTTGTAAAGTACTAATCTTTATCTAGTAAGAAAACACCATAGTAACAATAGCAACAAATATTACTtgatgttttggtgtttttttccaggctaTGAGCTGACTGGCTTGGCCAGAGGTGGAGAACAGCTGGCCAAGCTGAAGAGAAACTATGCCAAAGCTGTGGAGCTGCTTGTGGAACTGGCCTCCTTACAGGTtggtgggagggaaaaaaaaaggaggagatcaTTGGTTTTTCACTGTTGTGAAATGAAAGTAATGTAGTCTCTGTGATTGTAGCTCAATACTTCGAGCTGAACTATAGTCCTTTAGCCCCAGTGCTGTAAAGTTGCAAACTTTTTCCAGCCATAAAAGTTACATTACTGCTTCAAAGAAGTCCTTATTCCTTAATGCTAAGAAGAAAGTTCAGTTGAAGAGTTGGTATTATTTGTAACTGCTTATGTGCAGTGTTCAGCACGCTACTGACAGTAGTAGAAACAATTCTGTTTCTATCAAGAATGTAGTCTGTAATGCTACATTACAGGCTTTGGCTTTCCAGTGCTATTTGGCTTTGTGTATAGAATTGATGGAAATGCGGAATTTATCTTACTATGTATTAATTATTTAATCCTGTTCCATCAGACATCCTTTATTACTTTGGATGAAGCCATCAAAATAACAAACAGACGTGTGAATGCAATTGAACACGGTGAGTATTTTTCCATTTGGGATGCctaatatttttctgtctccatgCAAGATGAGGAGCAGGGTCATGGAAACCGATCTTTTGACTGCCGCCTTCTTAGTAGGATTTCTAACCAGTTCAAGAATTCTTCAGAAAGAATTACAATAAAGCATATTGCAAGTAAGAGCAACAATTAGAAGCCCAGTAGAATGGACTGGAGAACACAGAGATAAATGAATATGCAAACATGAGGAAGTAATGAGAAAGCTGTATTGAGAACCTGTAGAACAAAAATTTCACAAACACATTCTGGAGTCTCTGATGGTGACTTTGCTTACTTGGTCAAGTCTGTTGACTAGAAACAAAAGGCAGGATGTTTCTATGTGTTAAGATGTTCCGATAGCTAGCGTAATAGCTGTTAAAACTGTCTAGTGGAGAGCTGGTgactttttgttggttttggatgGGATCGCAGAGTAGGCCTCCGGAGAGAAATCTTGGTAACTGGTTCAGGTTTGCGTTACAGGAAACGGAACAGTCCTAACCTCAATACTCTGGTGTTTTTCTTCCATCTGAATTGCTTGTCCTTCGTGATCTTGATTGTCAATTTGTTTCTTGCACTTTAAGTACTGCCTGTGTACAGTATTGTGGTGATTCCTTTTGCTGCAGTATCCAGGGTGCTTTGATTATTTCAGGTTTCTTTCCGAGTTGGTGGTAGCTCAGATTTAATCATCTTTGTGTGTATGCAGTAACTTACTTCAGTACATGATTCTAAACTATCCTTTTCAGTACTGTTTTTCATGGACTTGTACCTTTGAATGTGCAGGCCTTATCTGCACCTTATCACTCTGCAAATTGGACTGTAGAAAGGGTTTCCTCTGCAGCTTTCCAAATAACTTTGGTAGTGCTGATAACAGCTTTCTCCTTTCAGAGAGTGATTCTGATGCAGTTTGCCCAGTTGGGTGTTAAAGCTTTGTTTAATGTCATAATCTCTTCCCCTGTGATGGTGTTGTATTTGagtatttgttttcttgatgGCTTTTTTTCAAACAGAGATCATCATTCTGTGAGTGTGATGGAAGAACAGTTTTAATTCAAATCTTGCCCACcttctgcaggattttttttaaccacttccaCGGGGAAGAAGGACCTTACAAACAATCAGGGATCAGTGCTTACTGATTCCATTGCAGCTTTTAAAAGTACATGCTATGGGAAATTCTGTGATGTTCAGAGTCCTAGTTTAGTCCTGGACTTACTGAGGAAAATAATTACATGTACTTGTCCATCATGAAATAGTATGATCTTCCATGAAAGACATGTAAATTTCCCCTAGCCAAAAGAATTGCTAGATTGACTTTATCTGTGCACTGCATTAGATAAATTCCTGGCTAATACAACAGCAGCCCAACAGTttccttatttatattttttttagtgattaTTCCCAGGATCGAGCGTACTCTTTCTTATATCATCACAGAACTGGATGAACGAGAACGAGAGGAATTCTACAGGTAAATATCTGAAGTGAGAGTAGACTGGTCTCAAATATACTGTTCCTCAGAAGAGACCAAAGAGAACTATTCACCAAATCTGGTAGAAAACACTATTAAGcatcacctggttcttactgcaCATTGAGTCCCCAGAGCTGGGCGCTTGGGCATCTGCAATTACTTGTATGAAAGCTACAATGATTCCCTACCACTAGGATATACACAGTTGTCCTTATCATTCCTCCAGAGGGAATGATGTGATACAGTACACTGAGGTGTTCTGCTTTAACGACACCTCTGCCATAGAAGTCAGTGTTCAGGCTACCTGAAGCAAAAATGTCAAACCTGAAAGGAATTAAAGGAGAATTAACTTCATTAAAGACAAGCAAAGTAGTATAATGCAGTGCTTAAGGTCAAGAATATAATTTATAGTTTGGATGAAGAAATGCGTTAATCTGCAGAGATGAAGTTTTTCAATGGCAGCAGCTAGCAATAAAACGCTTTTGCCATTTGTTACAAGGATTTTCATTTCCTGGAGAACTTTTCCAGGCAGCTTTACCATATCCAAGTTGTATGACATCTTTGCTGCTAGTGGGTTTTATCACAGATAAACCACATTTCTCTTCACAGGTTAAAGAAGatccaggagaagaaaaaagtactgaaagaaaaatctgagaaaGAACGGGAGCTGCGgagggctgctggtggggaacaCGAACCAGCCAATCTCTTAGCGGAAGAGAAGGATGAAGACCTTCTCTTTGAGTAACCCAGCACAGTTGTTGTATTTGGAGCAGGGGACCCAGAATACAGAATGTCCAATTGCAATATAATTCAGGACGCGTTGCCTCAATGATACTTACGTGGCTTCTCAGTTGGTGTGTAAGTCTTGAATTGAATGGATTGTGGATTTCTCCCGGGAGATTAGAAATCTGGGAGCTTGACTGCAGCataggaggaaaaggagagatgaGTCAGGTGCTTTACTGTCAGGAAAGCCTTCTACTGCACGTTCAGCCAGTTTCTTCACTTGGTAGAAATGACTGCCCATAGGTGTGGTTTTTGCAGGATAGCTGTTTTTGCCTAATTAGGTTCCTCTTTAATTGCTCCCCTTCCTAGTGCAAGCAGAGGAAAATGTTATTTAGGGAGGGAGATGCATGCAGTGTTCTTTACTGCTGAACTATTAATGTTTTAAGTTTCTTAAAGCAGGTACCGGTACAGCTGAAGTCAGATGTCAGTAGCTAAGTTTTCTAACCTGTTGATGAAATCCACAgtcttctgtgatttatttttgttgcacGATTGTTACCATTGGCTTAAAACATCTACGGATTTAATTAGAGTTTCTGCCAACTTGTGTACTGTCTGTGCTAGAAACaagtaaaaattttaaatgttaaatatctGGTGTCTGGCTCAAGTTGCTAGAAGATGGTGGTCTTAAAAGCTTGTCATGTTGTCCTCTACTTCATCCCCTACCCCCATTGGGCATGTCTCTCTTCAGCCTGTACCCACATTCACTTAACCTTTACTGCTTTAGGTAAGTAACCAAGGAGAAGTGGCTCCCTCTTGCCACAAACACACACTAACTCTTCTCAACTATCCAGCTAGATGTTGCTCCAGGTCTTCATTGCAGCCAGTGGGTTGGCGAGCAAGGCAGGGTTGAATGTGCAGTGGTCCATCCTCCTTGCTGTGATTCTTCACATCCTTTGCTGATGGGGGAGACCAGGAGTGGCTGATGAGCAGCCGTCACTGAGCGCTCAGTTTGAAGGGCTGTTGTCCTAAAGACATTGGTTTGTGATCGGCAAACTGAACACGTGGCACAGCAGTAACACTAGTACGTTGTCTCGAGTACCACTAGTCTCTTCAACGTAAGCATCTTGTTTTAAACACAATCCGGCACTTAACTGCAGACGCAGGGTAACTGCAATTAAATGGATTGCTATTAACacctttaaaaagtcattttataaTTGTCTGAAGCACAAggatgtttcttttctcttttgaagcTGAAGGAAGCACAGCTGAAGAGTAAGTCCATACTCTGTTGTAAGACACAGGTCCGGCTTGAAAGAGAGAAACTGTAGATCTGAGGACATGTTACCTCTCCCACTGGATGCACGGTGTCAGAAAGAACAGAGAACATCCTCTAGGACACTGATGGGTAACAGCATCATTCACACATTCAGCAAAGTGACAGAAAGAAGACTCCCAAGATCCACTACAAGTAGTAAAATTgtacagtgatttattttaaatctagaaatattttacatttttacattagtGTGCAGTTCATGATGTCTCAAAATACAGAGTGCAGATACACGTATAAAAGTACAATGTGGGGCTAGCCACAGATCTCAGTAAAGTTACCTTAATTATTTAAGGCATTAAACCCCCcatcttatattttaaaaagtcacacataattacattcaaaaaaaaattttatgcAATTCagctaacatttatttttaattaaatctggaCTGGTAAAAATGCAGATACTCTCATTTCAGTCTGATACAGCTCACTACAAAGCCTGTGATAAGGTTGAAGAGTTTCACCAGTGAAGTTTGCATAGTCTCTTTTACTCTCAAGGAAATTAACACACATTCTTCATCAAAGAAGGCAGAGTAATTTCTTACACAAGGTAGTTCCAAACTGGCAGCGGATGGACAGCCAGGTTCATTTCCGAGTGCTGCTCAAGCCTCTCCTTTCAGCAGGAGAGAAAGGTAGCATTGGTTATAAACAATCATAGCACCTCTCTACGTGGATGTCAGTGAGTACCGTGTGCCTTGGGACTTAAAAGAGTACAGCTGAACTTCAAACAACATTCTTTAAGTCTACATTCAAAAGCTTATTTGTGTAAAAACAGCTTCTGTACACCATTTCAGAAAAACTGGGGAGACGAACATAAGTCAAACACATTAATGGCATGACTTACTGCAACTGGCCCTGCGTATGGACACTGAATACCTAAGGTGGTTCAGCAGCCATCTAGGGCGGATTGTGCCTGCACAAATGTGGACAGTGCCTACGGAGCTGAGCCAGGTTACCTTAACGAAGACATTTTACCCTTTCCAACTTCTGGTCCAACTATGGAACAGTCAATACCAAAAAGCCTAATATATCTACaatcatcttttttaaaaaagggcagAATTGATACAGTATTTTGTAATCTATGAAACACTGACTATCCAATATACCTGAACATTGTAGTTGTCATAAACTATGGATTAAACTGAGAAAGTGCCTGCAATGTGAGGCAAAAAGCTGTTACTTTGAATATCCAGCCCTTAGGCCAACAGCTAGCACATTATTATTTCTAACACTGAATTGAACTAAAGATACTAAAGTTTCCAACCCAATTTCCTTCTGGAGGGTCATTACTTATCCCCACTAATTGCTTAATTGCTTTTCAGCCCTAAATATTAATTAAACCagcaaataattttgctttctaaCAAGACACAAATGCACTCTATACTTccattttttaatacaaaaatgtacTGAGTGTTAGTTCAGTAACCAGGAAAGTTATCTGACAATTTCTCTGCATCTGCTGGATACTTTGAGTTCTCTATTTAACTACGGGTGTGAATTTGTTCCATTAACATTGGAAGAAAGAATATATGCAAATCATATCAAAAAAATCAACTATTTTTTCATCCTTCAACGTTAGACAGGAGTGAACTACACATTGACGTAACTCCAGTGTTTTACCTGTAGGAACAAAGAAACGCTATGGCTAAAATTAAGAGATATTCACAGTCAAGGTTCTTTGTGCTACCCAAAAGCAAAACAGCCAAGACACTACTACTCAGTGACAGAAGAGCCCTACTGCAGATGCACAGCCTTAGTAGTTAAACCTTCACAGCTCAATGGTTTGAGGATGCAGAGATGTTCCCATCTGCTTTGCAGAACACACTGGGATGCAGACAGACCTTGCTTTTTGTTCACTTGTttcaagttttttgtttgttttaacaattACAAATATTCCCCTTTCTTGTGACTTCTCAGTCAGTTACCAGTGTTTTACACATACTTTCACTGCAGCACTGAGCAAATGCAGGACAATATGTTGGCTAGTGAATTACATTACTCAGTTATAAAACCAGTAGCTACACTCAGCTATTTTAATTCCAGTTAGTTATCCATTAGACCAACAGCCACAAGATGAACCAtttgcagagattaaaaaaaccccactatctTCCAATGTTCAGCACATCAGTCTATTCTAGTCAGTATTCTGTTATAAAACATGAGAACTTAAGTTGACTTTTAAGCAGCACGTCTTATAACTATgtgtttttcacaaaaatataaCCTCTGCCTTTCTAAAGTTCTCTAAAGATCTGTGGAAAACAGCAGCTCCAATCAGTcaatatgttttaaagaaaattccaTAAAAATATCACATCTAAAAGATCAATATAATATTCACCTTTGATTGGACCTAAAATTAATGTGCAgtcaaatctgattttaaaagtcTGACTAAAAAGACACAAGGATTGAAATATTTACATTATACACATTTTCCAATTACAGTGCTATCAGAAAGTGGAATGTTtgagaattaaaatattaactcAAGCCTCACAGGGCAGCTCCAGACCAGAGCAGCATCTTCATTCTGTGTATTTTTGAACAGGAGAGACTTCTCATTAATGACATTTTCATCTGTAGATTATTTCTCTGCCCAATGATCTGTAGAATTATGCTCCTGAACTACCATCATGTCCCACAAAGTCATTAAGTTAAGTGTTAAATAATATTCATATTTATAACTATGTGACAGCATGgactgtatatacacacatactttAAATCTTTGATTTCATAAGAGTGATTCTAGGTAAAAAAAGGTGAATTTATGTATAAAAGTAGTTGCTAGAAAAATCTATCTAAAGCTTTAGAATTTAGTCAAAGTCTCCATCTTTAgaccacagagaaagaaaacttgaACAATCTTTAGATCAGTTGAATTGGCTCACAAGCCGAGGAGCGTATTTTTTCAATAATACGCAATTCACTGGCAAAGGATGCAGCCACTGAGGTCTAGAGCTCACACGCATTTATACTGGAATCGGGTAGAGCTACACACGCTCTCCCTGGAAAAATTACTAGATTGAAGTccatttttcccttgaaattgcTCTCTCATCGTAGCCAGGTAGAGGGCACCCACTGGGGCTCTGTGTCAAGTTTGTTTATTAACCGAAGCAACTCTTGATACGCCTTATCAAGATCCGAATTCACAATTGCTGTATCAAAGTAGTGGCCATTGTTCTGTTCCATCTCCCTCGTCTTCTCTATGATTTCTCTCAGCTCTTCTGGCTGCAATCAAAAACAGAGAGTTAGTCTATGTGTGTAAGACTCTCCCTCACCAACAATAGAGTAGCAAAAGTTAACATCTTGACTCAGGGAAGTCTTCTACACAAATTTCCATGGTATTGCTATCAGCTATTGAAGATTTTACAGTAACATTGAACCAAGATACATATTTGAAAGCTAAGGGCACTCAAGACAATCCTTTCTGATTGGACACGTGGCAAACAGCAAATAGTGGTCACAGACTGAATAAACAAGGAAGATCTAGCACTGCTCATTATATGACATTCATCAGCTCCTAAatcacatttctgaaaaataagttaGGTTGCTAAGCCCATTATCCTTCCGAAAAAGACTGGAGACAGCAAAGATAGTGTGGGAGAAAGTTTAATGGTGTAGAACAAGACAACATTCCTCTGGAGACATAGCACTAAAAACACCAAACCTCGCAATTCCAAATGATGAGAAAGCAAATTTGTTTACCAAAAGGACCCCAGATCtgtaaataaaaagcagcatGACTTCAGAAGAAGTGTTAGACACATTACCTTTggatttttcccttctttggCCAATAAAGCACGTAATCTCTCTTGTGAAGGTGGTGCAACAAATATAATATATGGCTTCAAATCAGAATTACGTAGTGTCCTCAGTGACTGTAGAAATaggatttataaaatatttaacagttcCACAAATAAAAAGGGCTATTAATAACGCATTATTGACATGCTATAACTGATAATATACTCTTCAATATATTGTACAATTGTCATTATGTTT is a genomic window containing:
- the ATP6V1D gene encoding V-type proton ATPase subunit D — protein: MSGKDRIEIFPSRMAQTIMKARLKGAQTGRNLLKKKSDALTLRFRQILKKIIETKMLMGEVMREAAFSLAEAKFTAGDFSTTVIQNVNKAQVKIRTKKDNVAGVTLPVFEHYQEGGDSYELTGLARGGEQLAKLKRNYAKAVELLVELASLQTSFITLDEAIKITNRRVNAIEHVIIPRIERTLSYIITELDEREREEFYRLKKIQEKKKVLKEKSEKERELRRAAGGEHEPANLLAEEKDEDLLFE